AATATCGTACTTCGTGACCGCAGAATTCTTTCTGAAGAAGGTCTGGTCATCGTGGTTGTCAGCATTGACATGGATGGCTTTAAGGTTTCAGCGGGACCTGATTTAATTTCCAGAGGATTTGTGTACATGAGAGAATCTGGCGACTTGATTAATGACGCTCAAGAGCTTATCTCAAACCACTTACAAAAAGTGATGGAACGAAAAACGACTCAATGGTCTGAAATCAAAAATGAGATTACGGATACACTTGCACCGTTCTTATATGAAAAAACGAAACGCCGCCCGATGATCCTTCCGATCATTATGGAGGTTTAAAAAAAGATGCACTCGCTTTGGAGTGCATCTTTTTTTATTGCAATGTTATGTGCTGGAATGACTTAACATCAAATAATCCCGTTGTCGTCATTTTGATATCAGGGATGACAGGCAAAGCCAAAAACGACAGTGTCAAAAATGGATTAAATCCGCCTGTGAAACCTACTTTCGACAATTGATCATGCAGCGACAGCAAGCTTTTATTCACCTGCTCCGCTGATTGGTCTGATAGTAAACCCGCAATCGGCAGCGGTACTGAATGAAGCTCGTCTCCATTATTTACAATGGTTAATCCTCCGCCAATTTCCTGAAGCTTATTAACTGCAGCCGCGATATCAACATCGTTTGTCCCGACGGCAATAATATTATGGGAATCGTGCGAAATGGTTGTGGCAATCGCTCCACTCTTCAATCTAAATCCATTCACAACACCAAGTCCGATTTCTTTTAACCCTTTATGCCGCTCAACAACAGCAATCTTTAACAAATCGAGCTCAGTGTCAGACTCAAAAACATGCCCTTCAGGAGCAGGAACACGTACCAGCCGTGTTTCAAGCTGATTTGGAATGATTTGAATCACATTGATTGGCTGATTTGGATCGATTGGCATATGAAAATTTTGTTTATTAAGAGGCGCAGCGAGTTTAACAGAATGAAGCAGGGCCGGTTCTGGTGAGGGAGCTGAAGCACTATCTTGATAGACTGCTTCACCACCTTCAGTAACAGTCTGTCCTTTTACCATTGTCTTTGTGACAGTGACGTTTTCCAGATCAGAAACAAAGAGCAAATCGGCGTCAAAACCCGGGGCAACCGCTCCCTTTGTATCTAATCCGTAGCATTCAGCTGCGTTAAGGCTTCCTAATTGATAGGCTAAAAAAGGGTCGAGTCCGGCTTCAATCGCCATTTTCACCTGATGATTCACACTTCCCTCTGACAATAAATCATCCACATGCTTATCATCTGTACAAAAGAAGAAACGGCGTGCGTTCTTTTCATTCACTGCCGGCAGCACACTGAGAGTGTTTTTTGCGACTGATCCTTCACGCATCATGACATACATCCCTCTTCTAATGCGATCAAGCGCTTCCTCCTTCGTTGTTACTTCATGGTCATTTAAGACATATGCAGTTCTATAAATATTAATGAGATCTGCCGATAAACCCGCTAAATGACCGTCAACCCGCTTTCCTGCAATACGGGCATCGAGCAGTTTCTGAACCATATCTTCTTCAGCCTGCTGAACTGACACATAGTCCATGACTTCAGCTAGCCCTAAGACTTCTTTCTCTTCGTAAAAAGGCTTTAAATCGGCAGCTTTAAGAACTGCGCCTGATCGCTCAAAGCTTGCGGCAGGCACACTGGAGGGAAGCATAAAATGAATATTCAGCGGTGTTTGCCGAGCCTGTTCAATCATAAATGCTATCCCTTTTTCACCAGATACATTCGCAATCTCATGCGGATCGGTAACAACTGTCGTTACACCATGCGGCAATACCGCTTTAGCGAACTCAATCGGTGTTACCATTGATGACTCAATATGTACATGTCCATCTATAAAACCCGGAACAATCATTTGTCCCTCTGCATCAATGACATTTTCGCCTTCATACTCGCCGAGGCCTACAATGACTCCATCTGTAATCGCAATATCTTCATATATCCACTCTTGATTATATACGTCCATGATTTTTCCGTTCTGAATGACGATATCAGCTTTTTGTCTTCGGGCTGAAGCATTCAGCCTATTGACCAGCTCTCCTTTATTCAAATAGGCCCCTCCTCTTTTTTATTATATGGTACAATATGCTATAGGAACGACCATGCTTAGTCAATAAAATATTAGGAAATTAACGCTCATTTCATTAAAGTCGTTATATTCTGATAATATTAAAAACACCGCCCTTTGGGACGGCTTGTTTTACTGCTATTTTGTATAGAGAACTCTTTTTTCAAAACGGGAAATGTCTGTCACTGATCCAATGACGATGAGAATATCTTCTTGATGTATCACTTCCGTTGCAAGAGGTGATACGATGACTTCCTTGCCCCTTTTGATAGCTACGATGTTAATACCGTATTTCGCACGAATATCTAAATCGAGAAGCGTATTTCCAG
The Bacillus vallismortis genome window above contains:
- the ade gene encoding adenine deaminase; translation: MNKGELVNRLNASARRQKADIVIQNGKIMDVYNQEWIYEDIAITDGVIVGLGEYEGENVIDAEGQMIVPGFIDGHVHIESSMVTPIEFAKAVLPHGVTTVVTDPHEIANVSGEKGIAFMIEQARQTPLNIHFMLPSSVPAASFERSGAVLKAADLKPFYEEKEVLGLAEVMDYVSVQQAEEDMVQKLLDARIAGKRVDGHLAGLSADLINIYRTAYVLNDHEVTTKEEALDRIRRGMYVMMREGSVAKNTLSVLPAVNEKNARRFFFCTDDKHVDDLLSEGSVNHQVKMAIEAGLDPFLAYQLGSLNAAECYGLDTKGAVAPGFDADLLFVSDLENVTVTKTMVKGQTVTEGGEAVYQDSASAPSPEPALLHSVKLAAPLNKQNFHMPIDPNQPINVIQIIPNQLETRLVRVPAPEGHVFESDTELDLLKIAVVERHKGLKEIGLGVVNGFRLKSGAIATTISHDSHNIIAVGTNDVDIAAAVNKLQEIGGGLTIVNNGDELHSVPLPIAGLLSDQSAEQVNKSLLSLHDQLSKVGFTGGFNPFLTLSFLALPVIPDIKMTTTGLFDVKSFQHITLQ